A single Mytilus trossulus isolate FHL-02 chromosome 12, PNRI_Mtr1.1.1.hap1, whole genome shotgun sequence DNA region contains:
- the LOC134692967 gene encoding uncharacterized protein LOC134692967 has protein sequence MSFAETTKILAESRKVIEDGNENNTATLLTLILSVVTSVEHSIKKIESGMESIEKIKTTVTLLSADLRTHTKNLKDLEEKSNTLETSVQAMSDMYDQCKTEYKTSSNQISALNKKVDYLEKKLEQSQTSIGQSSTKQVQDDEIIELKDKILDLQCRSMKNNLIFTGLCHSKFENCENKLRGFIRQELEINHFIEFGNVHRFGKPGLNGARPIVARFIYHSDLQFVLNNANKLRGAPFGISEQFPAEIVKRRKKLFPIMKEAKQQQRDVVLVRDRLYIDGQLYNIQEDDDFERHMESDSAVNQAPPSPLRSPPNNRITPDKRPTKIRRQNGTTPS, from the coding sequence ATGTCTTTTGCTGAAACAACAAAAATTCTTGCTGAAAGCCGTAAGGTCATAGAGGATGGCAATGAAAATAATACGGCAACTCTTTTAACATTAATCTTAAGTGTTGTAACATCTGTTGAACATAGTATAAAAAAGATTGAATCTGGTATGGAAAGTatagagaaaataaaaacaactgtcaCACTGCTATCTGCTGATCTGCGTACACATacgaaaaatttgaaagatctagaagaaaaaagtaataCTCTGGAAACTAGCGTACAAGCTATGAGTGATATGTATGATCAATGTAAAACAGAATATAAAACTTCATCAAACCAAATTAGTGCTCTCAACAAAAAAGTTGACtatcttgaaaaaaagttggagcaaagccaaacaagtatcgGTCAATCGTCTACAAAACAGGTACAAGACGATGAAATAATTGAacttaaagataaaatattagACCTCCAGTGCCGTAGTATGAAGAataacctcattttcacaggCCTTTGccattcaaaatttgaaaattgtgaaaacaaACTCCGAGGATTCATACGTCAAGAATTAGAAATAAATCACTTCATTGAGTTTGGAAACGTTCATCGCTTTGGTAAGCCTGGTCTTAATGGTGCTCGCCCGATCGTCGCTCGATTCATTTATCACAGCGACCTCCAATTTGTGCTTAATAACGCCAACAAGCTGAGAGGTGCCCCATTTGGCATAAGTGAACAGTTCCCTGCAGAAATTGTTAAACGTAGGAAAAAACTATTCCCGATAATGAAAGAAGCTAAGCAACAACAAAGGGATGTAGTTCTCGTCCGGGACCGCCTGTATATTGATGGACAACTTTACAATATACAGGAAGATGACGACTTTGAAAGACATATGGAAAGTGACAGTGCTGTAAACCAAGCCCCTCCATCACCATTGAGGTCACCGCCGAACAACAGAATAACGCCAGATAAAAGACCAACTAAAATACGTCGTCAAAATGGTACAACGCCGAGTTAG